A single window of Leptospiraceae bacterium DNA harbors:
- a CDS encoding argininosuccinate synthase produces MKKEFSPKKIVLAYSGGLDTSVILAWLKDTYGCEVVAFCADVGQKEELTGLEEKGIKTGASKVYIKDLRLEFARDFIYPAIQGSAIYEMRYLLGTSLARPIIAKAMVEVALAEKADAFSHGATGKGNDQVRFELGFKALAPALHIIAPWRTWEFKGRTDLIEYAKKKGIPVPVTASKPYSMDRNLLHLSFEGGILEDPYKEPDPEMFLLSVSPEKAPDSPTYVELDFEEGNCVAVNSIRMNPLEVMEFLNKVGGENGVGRVDIVENRLVGIKSRGVYETPGGTILHIAHRDLESITIDRDTQHQKDDLSTSFARLIYNGHWFSSQMKAMRAYIAETQRYVTGTVKVKLYKGNCTVAGRKSSVSLYSHEMATFEKEELYDQYDAEGFINIYGLPTKETARLRK; encoded by the coding sequence ATGAAGAAGGAATTTTCCCCAAAAAAAATCGTGCTCGCGTATTCTGGGGGCTTGGACACTTCGGTGATTCTTGCCTGGTTAAAGGATACTTATGGTTGTGAAGTTGTTGCTTTTTGCGCTGATGTGGGTCAAAAAGAAGAACTGACAGGTCTTGAAGAAAAAGGCATTAAGACGGGAGCGTCTAAAGTCTACATCAAAGATTTGCGTTTAGAGTTTGCAAGGGATTTTATTTATCCTGCCATCCAAGGCTCTGCTATTTATGAAATGCGTTATCTATTAGGAACATCACTCGCTCGTCCTATTATTGCAAAGGCAATGGTAGAAGTTGCGTTAGCCGAAAAGGCAGATGCATTTTCCCACGGTGCTACAGGAAAAGGAAACGATCAAGTTCGATTCGAGTTGGGTTTCAAGGCATTAGCCCCTGCATTACATATTATTGCTCCTTGGCGCACATGGGAATTCAAAGGAAGAACTGATTTAATTGAATACGCTAAGAAAAAAGGAATTCCAGTTCCGGTTACTGCCTCTAAGCCGTATTCGATGGATAGAAATTTACTTCACCTTTCTTTTGAAGGTGGAATATTAGAAGATCCTTATAAAGAACCTGATCCAGAAATGTTTTTACTTTCAGTCTCTCCTGAGAAAGCTCCTGATTCTCCTACATATGTAGAATTAGACTTCGAAGAAGGAAATTGTGTTGCGGTTAATTCTATACGCATGAATCCTTTGGAAGTAATGGAATTTTTAAACAAGGTGGGCGGAGAAAATGGAGTAGGTCGTGTTGACATTGTAGAAAACCGTTTAGTCGGTATTAAGTCGCGCGGTGTATATGAAACTCCTGGCGGAACTATTTTACATATAGCGCACCGTGATTTAGAATCTATTACAATTGATAGAGATACACAACACCAGAAGGATGATTTATCAACTAGCTTTGCTCGCCTCATTTATAATGGGCATTGGTTCTCAAGCCAAATGAAAGCAATGCGAGCTTATATAGCGGAAACGCAACGTTATGTGACAGGGACTGTCAAAGTGAAACTTTACAAAGGCAACTGCACAGTAGCCGGAAGAAAATCTTCTGTTTCACTATACAGTCACGAAATGGCAACCTTTGAAAAAGAAGAATTATACGATCAGTATGATGCGGAAGGATTCATCAATATCTACGGTCTTCCAACCAAAGAAACAGCGCGGCTCAGAAAGTAA
- the coaD gene encoding pantetheine-phosphate adenylyltransferase, with protein MRKLAIYPGAFDPMTNGHIDIAKRALSLFDQVIIAVATNSKKQSLFSIDERLELIHRVIKDLGIDKDRLEVATFSGLTVDFCEERGASAIIRGLRAVTDFDYEYAISLMNKKLAPDLETVFFMASGENSFVSSSIVKEVARHGRSVASHVHEFINEALLNKFKELK; from the coding sequence ATGAGAAAACTCGCTATTTACCCCGGTGCATTTGATCCAATGACGAATGGGCATATTGATATTGCCAAACGTGCCCTTAGTTTATTTGATCAAGTGATTATTGCTGTTGCTACGAATTCTAAAAAGCAGTCTTTATTCTCGATAGATGAGAGGCTAGAGCTGATTCACCGCGTAATAAAAGATTTAGGAATTGACAAAGATAGATTAGAAGTCGCTACCTTCAGTGGTCTTACTGTGGACTTTTGTGAAGAGAGAGGGGCAAGTGCAATCATTAGAGGATTACGCGCAGTAACCGACTTTGATTACGAATATGCAATTTCTCTTATGAATAAAAAATTAGCTCCTGATCTGGAGACTGTATTTTTTATGGCATCGGGAGAAAATTCTTTCGTATCTTCAAGTATTGTAAAAGAAGTAGCAAGGCATGGTCGCAGTGTAGCGAGTCATGTTCACGAATTCATAAATGAAGCATTATTGAATAAATTTAAAGAATTAAAATAA
- the ndk gene encoding nucleoside-diphosphate kinase has product MSRTFIMIKPDAVRNRHAGEIIARIEKEGFKILGLKYVKLAENDAKEFYKVHAARPFYAELCKDMSASPIIVAALERENAVLHWRDVIGATDPKEAKPGTIRAMYAESKGANSVHGSDSDENANSEITFFFKGFELVN; this is encoded by the coding sequence ATGTCTAGAACATTTATAATGATTAAACCAGATGCAGTTAGAAACAGACATGCAGGCGAAATTATCGCTCGCATTGAAAAAGAAGGATTTAAAATTCTTGGATTGAAATATGTTAAGTTAGCTGAAAACGATGCAAAAGAATTTTACAAAGTTCATGCAGCTCGCCCTTTCTATGCTGAGCTTTGTAAAGATATGTCTGCAAGTCCTATCATCGTTGCTGCTCTCGAAAGAGAAAATGCAGTTCTTCATTGGAGAGATGTAATTGGTGCAACAGATCCAAAAGAAGCAAAACCAGGAACAATCCGCGCAATGTATGCTGAAAGCAAAGGTGCAAACTCTGTTCACGGTTCTGATTCCGATGAAAACGCAAACTCAGAAATTACCTTTTTCTTCAAAGGGTTTGAATTGGTTAATTAA
- a CDS encoding methylcrotonoyl-CoA carboxylase: protein MAEILESKIDTSSKEFKENYKDLESKTSEIKKLINRIKLGGGEKSIAKHKERGKLTARERIQTLIDKETSFLEIAPIAAESVYPDVIPSAGIVTGIGRVSGVDCVIVANDATVKGGTYYPLTVKKHIRAQEIAMQNRLTCIYLVDSGGAFLPKQDEVFPDKDHFGKIFFNQAQMSAKGIAQIAVVMGSCTAGGAYIPAMCDESIIVKGNGTIFLGGPPLVKAATGEVVTPEELGGADVHCRTSGVTDHYAEDDLHALEITRSIVKTLNISTRTNKEGITYKEPLYPADEIYGIIQRDTRKAYEVKEIIARLVDGSEFQEFKKLYATTLVTGFANIYGYPIGIIANNGVLFSESALKATHFIELCNARKIPLLFLQNITGFMVGKKYENAGIARDGAKMVNAVSTSVVPKFTVIIGGSYGAGNYGMCGRAFDPRLLWMWPNSKISVMGGEQAANVLLTVKLDQLSKEGKTMTAEEQAEFKRPILEDYDNRSSCVYSSARLWDDGILDPKETRHALGLALALAAKEDIPEPKYGIYRM, encoded by the coding sequence ATGGCAGAAATCTTAGAATCTAAAATTGACACTAGCTCAAAAGAATTTAAAGAGAACTACAAAGATTTAGAATCTAAAACTTCTGAAATCAAGAAATTAATCAATCGAATTAAACTTGGCGGTGGTGAAAAGTCCATCGCTAAGCACAAAGAGCGTGGAAAGCTTACTGCACGCGAACGAATTCAAACTTTAATCGACAAAGAGACTTCCTTTTTAGAAATCGCACCGATTGCGGCAGAATCAGTTTATCCGGACGTTATTCCTTCTGCGGGAATTGTTACTGGAATTGGACGAGTGAGTGGTGTAGATTGTGTGATTGTTGCCAATGATGCAACTGTGAAGGGTGGCACATACTATCCATTAACCGTCAAGAAACATATTCGCGCCCAAGAAATCGCAATGCAAAATCGACTGACCTGTATTTACCTTGTAGATTCAGGGGGAGCCTTTCTTCCTAAACAGGACGAAGTATTTCCAGACAAAGATCACTTCGGAAAAATATTTTTTAATCAAGCACAAATGTCAGCCAAAGGGATTGCCCAAATTGCAGTCGTCATGGGAAGTTGCACAGCGGGTGGTGCGTATATTCCTGCTATGTGTGATGAGTCTATCATTGTAAAAGGAAACGGAACTATCTTTTTAGGTGGACCTCCGCTCGTAAAAGCGGCTACCGGGGAAGTAGTGACTCCCGAAGAACTCGGTGGTGCTGATGTTCATTGTAGAACATCAGGGGTAACTGACCATTATGCGGAAGATGATTTACATGCACTCGAAATTACCCGCTCGATCGTAAAGACTCTAAATATTTCGACTCGCACAAATAAAGAGGGAATTACTTATAAAGAGCCTCTCTATCCGGCTGATGAAATTTATGGAATCATACAAAGAGATACTCGCAAAGCCTATGAAGTAAAAGAAATTATCGCAAGACTTGTAGACGGCTCCGAGTTTCAAGAATTTAAAAAACTCTATGCAACCACTCTTGTAACTGGATTTGCGAATATTTATGGTTATCCTATTGGTATCATTGCGAATAACGGTGTGTTATTTTCTGAGAGTGCTCTTAAGGCTACTCATTTTATCGAGCTATGCAATGCTCGTAAAATTCCACTTTTATTTTTACAAAACATTACCGGCTTTATGGTTGGAAAAAAATACGAGAACGCAGGGATTGCGCGTGACGGTGCCAAGATGGTAAATGCAGTTTCTACTTCTGTCGTTCCAAAGTTTACAGTGATTATCGGAGGCTCTTATGGAGCAGGTAATTACGGTATGTGCGGACGTGCTTTCGATCCAAGACTTCTCTGGATGTGGCCTAACTCTAAAATATCTGTCATGGGTGGCGAGCAAGCGGCTAATGTGCTTTTAACCGTAAAGCTAGATCAGCTTTCCAAAGAAGGAAAGACTATGACAGCCGAAGAACAAGCAGAATTTAAACGTCCAATCTTAGAAGACTACGACAATCGCTCTTCCTGTGTTTATAGTTCTGCCCGTCTCTGGGATGATGGAATCCTCGATCCAAAAGAAACCCGTCATGCTTTAGGTCTAGCTCTCGCTCTCGCGGCTAAGGAAGATATACCTGAACCTAAGTATGGGATTTATCGGATGTGA
- a CDS encoding glucose-1-phosphate thymidylyltransferase, with protein MKSKIHRILINESETPEGLEVITRFKSFSEIRNGIFTTIRRLRLAHPGALIYYKNPNPFFTKAFLERNPECKLYNEEVIDLEITPNDFLSWKLLPLISKQIDDDLGYFDETAKWQKKFKVKADRFHIYGKSKHLYVHPSSIIYPNVVFDVSSGPIIIDKNVKITSFSFLEGPLYIAEDAQIDNARITGASIIGQACRIGGEVGNSIFENFANKHHEGFVGHSHIGSWVNMGAMSTTSDLKNNYGIVKVKYQSKQISTDTIKFGSIIGDFSKIAIGVMLNTGTIVDIGSNVTKARVNGYMPPFSWAESSEKYRLDHFIQDTKKIMARRNQTLSFEEEVLLKSLYEG; from the coding sequence ATGAAGAGTAAAATTCATAGAATATTAATCAATGAATCAGAAACTCCGGAGGGGCTAGAAGTGATTACCCGCTTTAAGTCCTTCTCTGAAATCCGTAATGGAATTTTTACTACGATTCGGAGACTTAGATTAGCGCATCCCGGCGCATTGATTTATTATAAAAATCCGAATCCTTTTTTTACAAAAGCGTTTCTAGAAAGAAATCCAGAATGCAAGTTATACAATGAAGAAGTGATAGACTTAGAGATTACGCCTAACGATTTTCTATCCTGGAAATTACTCCCACTTATCTCTAAACAAATTGATGATGATCTTGGATACTTTGACGAAACCGCTAAATGGCAGAAGAAATTTAAAGTCAAGGCGGATCGCTTTCACATTTATGGAAAGAGCAAACACTTGTATGTTCATCCTAGTTCTATAATATATCCGAATGTAGTATTTGATGTTAGTTCAGGACCTATTATCATTGATAAGAATGTAAAGATTACCTCCTTTTCTTTTTTGGAAGGACCTCTCTATATAGCAGAAGATGCACAGATAGACAATGCCCGAATTACAGGGGCAAGTATCATTGGTCAAGCATGTCGGATTGGTGGGGAAGTTGGAAATTCTATCTTTGAAAACTTTGCTAACAAACACCATGAAGGATTTGTCGGTCATTCTCATATTGGTAGTTGGGTGAATATGGGAGCGATGTCAACGACAAGTGATTTAAAAAACAATTATGGAATTGTGAAAGTTAAATATCAGAGCAAGCAAATTAGCACAGACACAATTAAATTTGGTTCTATCATAGGGGACTTCTCAAAAATTGCGATAGGCGTAATGCTAAATACTGGAACTATTGTTGACATAGGCTCTAATGTTACGAAAGCACGGGTTAATGGCTATATGCCTCCTTTCTCTTGGGCAGAATCTTCCGAGAAATATAGACTAGACCATTTTATTCAAGATACAAAAAAAATAATGGCAAGAAGAAATCAAACTCTCAGCTTCGAAGAGGAAGTTCTTTTAAAAAGCCTATACGAAGGATAG